Below is a genomic region from Rosa chinensis cultivar Old Blush chromosome 5, RchiOBHm-V2, whole genome shotgun sequence.
gaaaaatcaaacaagaacccaagaattcgagagttactgttcacagtattgttcacagtctcaaacaccttcaaatcttcctccaccgatcaaaacgagctgcaacaaggttaggaatacattcagtacttccccaacaaccaaaacccaaagaaattcgaccggaaatcgccggaaaactgagatcaaagcaaaaatccattttttttccatttctgcaattctcctcatatctccaaaaccaaagctacccaaggtgaGATACTTACatagctagaaggagaaggaagagaggatcacgccgtgcccaacgatgcgtcttggggtggccggacggcgacgaaTTCGCCGGAGGAGTGCGACggcgaaaagaaaagaaaaaagggggaggggggtgactcgggttctacccgtgctctctctctctttttttttttttttgattctttcccttttctctctcttccatctgttTTAATAAGCTCTCCTTCCACAATTAGAagctcacaaacaaaaagccatgccaaaaatagaaatttctatttttggtcataacttttccgatataaatccaatttaaacaaactacgtgtccacgaactcgatttttcgtattctacgacaatctcaaataaattttctaatttaccggactaaagaaaaagtcactcctcggtcaaccacggtaaaaagtaactaataaagactttaaggtacggggcattacattATTGCCGGCATATAGCTACGTCTAattaaacataaataacaataaacataaaataaaaatagtttGACACCTGAGCCCAATCCTAGGCCCAGGCCCAAAAACCTCTCAGCCCAAGTCGAGAGCGTAGGCTACCCGTAGCCTCCGTTATCCCGCCACCGGCGACATACCCGTCACACTGATCAAGTGCCGGCCGTCCCTTTTTCCTTCCTTCATCCCCTTCCCGCCGGCAAACATCACCTCCCCTCCTAACCCTCACTACCCCTCTCTCCACACAGCGGCTCCAAACTGGATCGAAGAATGCCCAAAATAGATCAGAACAATCTGATCAGATATGAGCACTTCAGATCTCATTCTCGCCACCACCGACTCGTCACCACTGACTCGTCACCACCAGGCAACCTCCCTTTCCACCTTATGCACTCCAAATTTGGGGAGATCTATACCCGCCAGTCACCGAACTCGACAGAGCCTCTTAACGATATGGACAACATCACCAGCACCGTGTAACCTTCCCTCCGATAACCATTATCGAACACTAGGTCCACTATAACCTGGGCGTGATGCCGGACGAGATTTGGTCTCCTTTGTCCACTGCAAACGCTTCACTTGCTAAGCTTCATTCTCTTGGGATTGTGTTCCttaatgaataataatatgggAATAATGTGATGACACCTCTTCTTTGATTTTGGAGGATTTCTATTCTTTGAGCCTAAATTTTTGTGTGTATTTGGCTATTCTTCTTACACAGTTCTCGACAGCATCACTTCAGCTGGCACCAACATGCCTCTCGGTATTTCCACAAGCCCCAGAGATTTGGCTGTGAACTTTTCAATGAATTCATGTCTTTTCACCTCCTTTGTGGGAGTTGCTCCACATGGCTTTCCTTCATGTCTTTTCACCTTCTTCATagaaatttcagtttttttttttgggaagaaAAAGGAGATGCAATGCATCCctgttagccaaatagtcacCCTTAAGTATAAGAGTCACGTTATAGTGTAGAGATTATGAGTAAGGAATATCGTACCCAAAGGATTGGTAAATCTCACTCTAGTTATTAGGGAATACCTAGAGGATGATAGAAggatatgcaaatgtacaaatcCTAAATAATGACTCAAAGGGAACCAAAGTTCAtagtgagtatgtgcaagatggtgtgtaatggtttgattttgatgttggaatgacttcaattcaaaaaaacaaactaaatgaatacttgaaatgtaaactaaGCTAAGCTACACAAGTTGTTATCTAATGGATAGAAGTTAGGGTTTAAGGCCATCTCCAGTAAGAGAGGCTATAAGGCTAATTCCTATTATTTGGCCCTAATTTCATCTCCAGTAAGGACTCACAAGTGGGCTAAATGATTAATTTGAGGTTTAAAGGGCCATAGGGAGGGCCAAGTTTGGCCCTAAGGATAGCCCAAGCTTGTAATGATAATAGGACCAGCACATGGTGGAGGGAAAGCAGAGAATGCCCCGTGCTTGTGTTGCTCAAGTTGAATGCCAAAGATTTATGCTAATTGCACAAGTAGTGCCATGTGAATAATTATAGAGATAATTAAGGTTTAGCAATTATGGCtgatttttttataattatttgtGTTCAAAAAGTGTTACCTAAGAAAATTCGTcttaaatttttatcttataatTTTACAACAAAACTTAtaatatcttatataattaagccaattatTTAAGGAATGGTtgaatttttgaactaccatatatgccctcatataatataaatattaataaataaattatttctatatgaggataaaATAGTCAATACACTAtattatatttgaaaattttgcaATATCTGccatgaaaaaaagaagaagcttctctaaaattaggagagaaattgctgtaacttttttaatttaaaaaaataaaagtcaattgaaaaattatatacctttgttgaaaaattattttgatCCCACAAATTAATTGTACTTAGAATAGGATTAGAAGTATAATTAAtagaaaaaattatcaatttggtcactcaagtatgACTAAATAGACACTTTGGTCATACACTACTTTAAAAAATATTACTTTAGTCATTTAACTTAAACTCTGTTATTTACTTTAGTCACTTGTTCAACTATAGTCAATTTATCGTTAAATCCTTGTAAATAAGTCATTATTTTAAGGATACTTTTGTCAAATTGCTAAAATATTAAATTTCTCTCCTTGTTGAAGGAAATCGactttgtgtgcctaatcaaactagaaatagttccatgattgtaataggagagaatgttctagaattcctagtcgtattcggaatagttttccttataTCATTAggacatgtactttgtaatccctatatatagggctcctattctcaataatgaaacatacaattctctcatcaaattctcttaatttctctcattcttaaacactcctttctttttcaatGTCTCTcgttcttctttctttggttgttttttcttctctccctcATCTACATCTTTACTGATACGCTCAAGAACTCAATcaaagcaatatatatatacacaattaCACCTCAGCAAACTTCCAAAGGCATATGAGAAGCCCAAAACTAGCTAACCACAACAAAGGTAGTGaataaaactgaaaaaaaaaaaaaaaaaaactgcaggTAATAGTCACAAAATTAGAGAATAATTTGATCAGCCGGAGTGATGAGGAGGTAGCAGTGGACTAACCATCTCTCTACAAAATTATGATCGAGGGGGGCGGGTGGGACGGTGGCACTCAATTAATCCAAGCTTCATCTAGATTGGCTTGATCGAAATCAAGGTCTCCAAGTCTATAGTCGatcgagagaaagagagagagagagaaaaaaaactaaattaggAGACGAACTCAATTCAGAAGGAAAGAACATGATGATTGACAGATTGAGGAAGGATGTCGCATGGATGGTTTGCTGCAGAACGATAGtgttcaagttttttttttttccaaccacCACTGGTAGTCGAGTTGGTAAGATCCTCAAGGTGTAGAAccccacacccgggttcgaatcccgccgaagttgattggagttaaatctcaatctattcTTGGTGGTCAGAGGGGAAAAAGCGCTCTGACATGATCCCCtagcacggattagtctctagGCCTAGGAAGCTTtgatcttgataaaaaaaaaaaaatttgtttttttaatttgtaattattctcagttttaatatttttaataaCTGGATCAGAATGCCCTCAATTTTAACGATGTGTAAAAGCAGACTAAACGACAGTTACTAAAATGAATTACAAACTCAaatttgagtgactaaagtgatattttaaaaatatggtgaccaaagtgtcgaacgagttatagttgagtgaccaaaattataaatttttcctaattaatattaataaatgtaaTTTAAATGACAAAATATTTGAAGGGCAATTTTATCCCTTGATTGTTGAAGAcggtttaataaaaaatattatttggagAGCTAAAAATTTAGCACTGGGCCCAATATAGCACTCTCTTACTAGAGATGGCCTACGGTTTCTAGCTCTAGCCTCCTTGGCTAACAATGATGCATTTAAACTGAATGATTCCATTTTAATTAGCCAATTTCTCTCCTTGTATCCCTTTCAGGTATGACAAGGAACATGCTCCTTTAAAGATATCACACAACTCCTCTCGGATGTAGTATttaactacttaagtcatgcatttcaatccGGTTAGGTATCTAGTGCATTACCCAAAGTGCATAATGCTTGGAGATGAAAAATTTATGCAAACCAACCATGCTCATGTCATGGAAAACATCCATACcaaaattgatttatttgaagaaaaaatgtTCAACTCTTCAACTAACATGTCAAGATGCTAATGAAAATTGTATCAAACATAATATTCACATCATGATCATAACATTAAAGAGCTCCATGGTACACTAGAATTTGCCTTTGTCATAGAGAATTACTTTAACTTTGTACAACATATTCATCCATTTATACATTGATcgtacaaaaaacaaaatagatgatcAATCTAATTACAACTCCATATGCTAGCTagaatatacatatatgtacatCATTATTGTAGCTTGCGACCAAATCAAGgtttacttaagtacaatatgTACAACATTCAGTTTGCCTTCTAGTAGAGCATGTGTTTCCACGGCTGAAATAACAAACTTGAGCAAAATATAGAAGAGGACATGTCGGACACGAGAGGGAATTGCATAAACGCAAACAAAGCAACTGGGACAAGTgcaaataaaaatgtaaaatcTGAAACCCATCTTGATTCATATTGACAAGACAAATAGAAGGCGGTGCTGAAAGCCATCATCATGGATGCTATAGAGATGAACAGGGAAGTGAGTCCTATCATCAACTTCAATGGTAAGGATTTGAGAAAATCGTTTTCTGCGTACCGCGAGGTTAGGATGAACAAGAACATTAGCATTGCAGTTGAAGAGGAAAAGAGTGCTAGTCCATCGGCTATGGTAAAGTATAAAAACATTTTCTCTTTTAAGAAGTTGGGCTTTCCGGTATGATCATCTGTGCCACCTGGTATGCTAAATGCAGCTGAAAACACAACAGTTGCAATAATAGTTGCAACGAGCAAGCATGAAGTTGCAGTGTCTTTCATCCATGATTCTCCTTGACGCATTAGCGCCCTATGCTCCTGAGTGAATAATTCTTGAGGTGTTTTTCCTTGTTGGTTTTCCATCTCTATATACTGAGGTTGAACAATTTTTTTGACTTCCTGACACATCAGAGTAGATATATAAAGAACGGTAATTAACTAATGAATAAATCTGAAAGTATGAAATGATCGATTTGTAAAATTTTCATAGTGTACAAGCATATGGCATATATAACAATTACCTCGTTTGTGTACCTAGATGATTATTcttaaaaaatcaaaacaaaaggtAATAGATTATTAGCTACATGCATGAGAAGTACCTCAAACCATACCAACTCTCGATG
It encodes:
- the LOC121049006 gene encoding ankyrin repeat-containing protein ITN1-like yields the protein MRLIKYPSNLLFDAAELGNYEFLAALMSSYPELVWETDEKNRTIIHVAVLHRHASIFNLVHEIGSIKDVIVTYEDDQGNNIVHMAAKLAPQNQLNLVSGVALQMHRELVWFEEVKKIVQPQYIEMENQQGKTPQELFTQEHRALMRQGESWMKDTATSCLLVATIIATVVFSAAFSIPGGTDDHTGKPNFLKEKMFLYFTIADGLALFSSSTAMLMFLFILTSRYAENDFLKSLPLKLMIGLTSLFISIASMMMAFSTAFYLSCQYESRWVSDFTFLFALVPVALFAFMQFPLVSDMSSSIFCSSLLFQPWKHMLY